A window of Rubricoccus marinus contains these coding sequences:
- a CDS encoding TonB-dependent receptor domain-containing protein: MSLFLRTLALGLLAAVSAPEALAQMGGMGAPLVGTVVDGSTGESIVGANVTIYQNDAFLTGAATDLDGRFEIGLRPGTYRVRFSFVGYTTIEQEDVAVSAGPTDLGVIQMAPDAALLGEAQVTAQREFVEQQADRTVYNVQEQAVTAGGSALETLQTLPSLEVDTDGNVSLRGNQNVAIQINGRPVPVTGAFLAALLRQIPADKVNSVEVIPNPSAKYEPDGMGGIINIKLAEGTDRGLSGGLTLGGGTEPSGNVGANVSYQQGAWDLNAQYGFRYDERQTLSESSLLLRNASGETVTNRNQNGESGNRNTSHFLNGSANYTFFEGADLTFEGSLGLRNGVNDGFTSFDYLTGGTADSQRLNDSNSDGFNGDAALVFRRKFVGGGGGSQAASGGGPGGPGGMRGGFGGPRGGGGTTSDHELAVEARYTANQNDDLGCFADAFGTVAGSDTGECFALTNGLAARQRQNSDQSNDEASFQVDYTRPLGALKLEVGGKGTAEWVASDRTYERATGGDFEIDPGQTNAFDYDRQIAAVYLQGARPVGPIQVQAGVRAEYAKRNFDLLTEVPVTPGIPTVDEDLASQSYTSLFPSVFLSYPLAQGSLVKGSYTRRINRPRTFSLNPFPSFEDTTFVRVGNPALKPEYTDSFELGFTYKYFLTVAPFYRRTTDAISRQVFTDPVTGNRTFTQVNFATQDSYGSDVTLLAQLGPLRGFLSGSVYQEVTTGEGENESARGLTWSARTSVQAKLREGTDLQFFLFYRGPSNIVGGSREGFGFSTLGLNQKLSDRLSLSARLNDVFSTARFQFSTDTEFSQTSSVFDPNIQQVSATLTYTFGSGPQRRQPQQQPQGDMGGDGFGI; encoded by the coding sequence ATGTCTCTTTTCCTACGCACGCTCGCCCTCGGGCTCCTCGCAGCGGTCTCCGCGCCAGAGGCCCTCGCCCAGATGGGCGGCATGGGCGCCCCGCTCGTCGGCACCGTCGTGGACGGCTCGACGGGCGAGTCCATCGTTGGCGCCAACGTCACCATCTACCAGAACGACGCGTTCCTGACCGGCGCCGCGACCGACCTCGATGGTCGGTTCGAGATCGGCCTCCGGCCGGGCACGTACCGCGTCCGCTTCAGCTTCGTGGGCTACACCACGATTGAGCAGGAGGACGTCGCGGTCTCCGCAGGCCCGACGGACCTCGGCGTGATCCAGATGGCGCCGGACGCCGCGCTTCTCGGCGAGGCGCAGGTGACGGCCCAGCGCGAGTTCGTAGAGCAGCAGGCCGACCGCACTGTCTATAACGTGCAGGAGCAGGCGGTCACCGCCGGCGGCAGCGCGCTTGAAACGCTGCAGACGCTTCCCTCGCTCGAAGTCGACACCGACGGCAACGTCTCGCTGCGCGGCAACCAGAACGTCGCCATCCAGATCAACGGGCGCCCCGTGCCCGTGACCGGCGCGTTCCTCGCGGCGCTGCTCCGCCAGATCCCGGCGGACAAGGTGAACAGCGTGGAGGTGATCCCCAACCCCAGCGCGAAGTACGAGCCCGACGGCATGGGCGGCATCATCAACATCAAGCTCGCCGAGGGCACCGATCGCGGCCTCTCCGGCGGCCTCACGCTCGGCGGCGGGACCGAGCCCAGCGGCAACGTCGGCGCCAACGTCAGCTACCAGCAGGGCGCCTGGGACCTCAACGCGCAGTACGGCTTCCGCTACGACGAGCGGCAGACGCTCAGCGAGTCCTCGCTGCTGCTCCGTAACGCCTCTGGCGAGACCGTCACCAACCGCAATCAGAACGGCGAGAGCGGCAACCGCAACACCTCGCACTTCCTCAACGGCTCCGCCAACTACACCTTCTTTGAGGGCGCGGACCTGACGTTCGAGGGATCGCTCGGGCTGCGCAACGGCGTCAACGACGGCTTCACCAGCTTCGACTACCTCACCGGCGGCACGGCGGACTCCCAGCGCCTGAACGACTCCAACTCCGACGGCTTCAACGGTGACGCCGCGCTCGTCTTCCGGCGCAAGTTCGTCGGCGGCGGAGGCGGGTCGCAAGCGGCCTCTGGCGGCGGCCCCGGAGGCCCCGGTGGCATGCGCGGCGGCTTCGGCGGCCCGCGCGGCGGCGGCGGCACGACGAGCGACCACGAGCTCGCCGTCGAGGCGCGTTACACGGCCAACCAGAACGACGACCTCGGCTGCTTTGCCGACGCGTTCGGCACGGTCGCGGGCAGCGACACCGGCGAGTGCTTCGCCCTCACGAACGGCCTCGCGGCACGCCAGAGGCAGAACAGCGACCAGTCCAACGATGAGGCCTCGTTCCAGGTGGACTACACCCGGCCTCTCGGCGCGCTCAAGCTCGAAGTCGGCGGTAAGGGCACGGCCGAGTGGGTCGCGAGCGACCGGACCTACGAGCGGGCCACCGGCGGCGACTTCGAGATCGACCCCGGCCAGACGAACGCGTTCGACTACGACCGCCAGATCGCGGCCGTCTACCTCCAGGGCGCGCGCCCCGTCGGGCCGATCCAGGTCCAGGCCGGCGTCCGCGCTGAGTACGCCAAGCGCAACTTCGACCTCTTGACCGAGGTGCCCGTCACGCCGGGCATCCCGACGGTCGACGAGGACCTCGCCTCGCAGAGCTACACCAGCCTTTTCCCGAGCGTGTTCCTGTCGTACCCGCTGGCGCAGGGCTCGCTCGTCAAGGGCTCGTACACGCGGCGCATCAACCGCCCGCGCACGTTCTCGCTCAACCCGTTCCCGTCGTTCGAGGACACCACGTTCGTCCGCGTCGGCAATCCGGCGCTCAAGCCGGAGTACACGGACTCCTTCGAACTCGGCTTCACGTACAAGTACTTCCTGACCGTCGCGCCCTTCTACCGCCGCACGACCGACGCTATCAGCCGCCAGGTCTTTACCGACCCGGTGACCGGCAACCGGACGTTCACGCAGGTCAACTTCGCGACGCAGGATTCCTACGGCTCCGACGTGACGCTCCTGGCGCAACTCGGCCCGCTCCGCGGCTTCCTCTCCGGTAGCGTGTACCAGGAGGTGACCACGGGCGAGGGCGAGAACGAGTCCGCCAGAGGCCTCACCTGGAGCGCGCGCACGAGCGTGCAGGCCAAGCTGCGCGAGGGCACGGACCTCCAGTTCTTCCTGTTCTACCGCGGCCCGTCCAACATCGTCGGCGGCAGCCGCGAGGGCTTCGGCTTCTCCACGCTGGGCCTGAACCAGAAGCTCTCGGACCGCCTCTCGCTCTCCGCGCGCCTCAACGACGTGTTCTCGACGGCGCGCTTCCAGTTCTCGACCGACACCGAGTTCTCCCAGACGTCGTCGGTGTTCGACCCGAACATCCAGCAGGTCTCGGCCACGCTGACCTACACGTTCGGCTCCGGCCCGCAGCGCCGCCAGCCGCAACAGCAGCCGCAGGGCGACATGGGCGGCGACGGCTTCGGCATCTAG
- a CDS encoding tetratricopeptide repeat protein yields the protein MSPDRWRRIQDLFDAVVDLPRAERDATLAREASGDAALRRDVDALLQTEREATLFFESLGGTLAHAGAPLAPSDPPEAASTLLRLAVVLREQGRLDAARSLAEEAVRIHRAEHGAAHPFTGASHGLLARIAALQGDHATAIPNERLALACFKAVHGADHALTRASRSRLERLLRSASSP from the coding sequence ATGAGCCCCGACCGCTGGCGCCGCATTCAGGACCTCTTCGACGCCGTCGTGGACCTTCCCCGCGCGGAGCGCGACGCCACGCTGGCGCGGGAGGCCTCTGGCGACGCCGCGCTCCGCCGCGACGTGGACGCGCTGCTCCAAACAGAGCGCGAGGCGACGCTCTTCTTCGAGAGCCTCGGCGGCACGCTCGCCCACGCGGGCGCGCCTCTGGCGCCATCGGACCCGCCAGAGGCGGCGTCGACGTTGCTGCGCCTCGCGGTGGTGCTGCGCGAGCAGGGGCGTCTGGACGCGGCGCGGTCGCTGGCCGAGGAGGCAGTGCGCATCCACCGCGCCGAGCACGGCGCGGCGCATCCGTTTACCGGGGCGAGCCACGGGCTCCTGGCCCGGATCGCGGCGCTGCAGGGGGACCACGCCACTGCGATCCCGAACGAACGGCTCGCGCTGGCCTGCTTTAAAGCGGTGCACGGCGCCGATCACGCGCTCACGCGGGCCTCGCGCTCACGTCTGGAACGCTTGCTCCGCTCTGCGAGCAGTCCGTGA
- a CDS encoding M36 family metallopeptidase, whose product MTRLHMSVRFAAVALALLLPALASAQSLAEQTAVRYLQNNWNRHSLQQADVSDLVVTDEVPGLNGIQHVYLRQAIGGIEVASGPLSVGIDRHGRVFHAAGRLTSGVAQKRGSATASLSPEAAVMALAQASGVAPRTAFTAVSQKGGASRETVLSDGGVTRLPVRARLVYAEDGGRLTLAWETTLFLKDGGDWFGHIDAATGRVIRMEDRLVSELYPVHGPAPARAPEASRASGPAPMVPFAVQAAKALASGARGGATYRAYPMPIESPLYSDPVAPGDARILISGMEDAIASPFGWHDTDGVAGAEFTTTRGNNTHAYLDRDDDEEPDANGEPDGGESLTFDFPLDFALSPELNKDASVVNLFYWSNIVHDVMYRYGFDEASGNFQANNYGNGGAGGDAVDSESQSGADICNEFSPCDTNANFSTPPDGQEPRMQMYIGSNPTPDIDGSFDHTVVAHEYGHGISTRLTGGPSNVGCLRNDEQMGEGWSDFFGLIMTIEPGDTGADRRPVGNYLIGQPVSGNGIRSAPFQPSPGAPYSTDFSVNSATYGATNGGLSAPHGVGFVWSQILWEVTWEMIEEHGWDPDLYNASGTAGNQMMLALVMEGLKLQPCSPGFVDGRDAILAADQALYNGENTEILWRGFARRGLGLTARQGSSASRSDQVESFVEPEENPPAAITDLSATANGDFATLRFTATGDDGTVGTAAEYFVRTSASPILTEEDWAGATPRMATGTPQVSGTPEAIELLGLDFATTYHVAVKAIDESFNLSPLSNSVEFTTLAAPDVEVASDVIAFEAEVGGTAEATLDIQNTGEGDLRFSLSLAASSSATARHHAAYAAGAATRLAAAPERDPTPEAKEARQASGVAPKSQGSGGPDAFGYTWTDSDEAGGPAFDWVDISETGTAISLGDDDSQQVLLPFTFSFYGEDQTAVYIGSNGILSFGATDSDSYTNDPIPTADTPNAMIAAYWDDLNPSLRGRVLHQDMGDGRFVVTYEDVPHYNLSGEVSTFQVILSQSGAIVFQYLTMKDDVSDPTSHTIGVENADGTDGLQIVNNAAYVHDELAIRLSAFWGDAPTATGRIAGGGSQTVTLRADAAGLAVGVYDGVLTIASNDPDEAVTTVPLQLTVGNPNAPLASVTPGSVTQDVPRGETQEATLTIANAGGVALDWSLADASGTLPSWLSLSAASGEVAPGASVDVTATLAPGVEFNAGSTQTTTLVLTSNDPNGTVSVDVSMNVLAGVANEDGLDFDGPYVLSEVAPNPVGRSATATFAVRESQNVTIDVLDLLGRRVASVHSGPVAGMTRQVVEIDASRLASGAYVLVLRGETFATSRRITVAR is encoded by the coding sequence GTGACCCGCCTGCACATGTCCGTTCGATTCGCCGCCGTTGCCCTGGCGCTGCTGCTCCCCGCTCTCGCCTCAGCGCAGAGCTTGGCTGAGCAAACGGCGGTCCGCTACCTCCAGAACAACTGGAATCGCCACAGCCTCCAGCAGGCGGACGTGTCGGATCTCGTGGTCACGGACGAGGTGCCGGGGCTCAACGGGATCCAGCACGTGTACCTCCGGCAGGCCATCGGCGGCATCGAGGTCGCCAGCGGTCCGCTCTCGGTCGGCATCGACCGGCACGGGCGCGTGTTCCACGCCGCCGGCCGCCTGACCTCTGGCGTCGCGCAGAAGCGCGGGAGCGCCACCGCCTCGCTCTCGCCAGAGGCCGCGGTGATGGCGTTGGCGCAGGCCTCTGGCGTGGCGCCGCGCACGGCGTTCACGGCCGTCTCGCAGAAAGGCGGCGCCTCGCGCGAGACCGTCCTGAGCGACGGCGGCGTAACGCGCCTGCCCGTCCGCGCCCGGCTCGTCTACGCCGAGGACGGCGGACGCCTCACGCTCGCGTGGGAGACCACGCTCTTCCTCAAGGACGGCGGCGATTGGTTCGGCCACATCGACGCCGCCACGGGCCGCGTGATCCGCATGGAGGACCGCCTGGTGAGCGAACTCTACCCGGTGCATGGCCCCGCTCCGGCCCGCGCGCCAGAGGCCAGCCGCGCCTCAGGCCCGGCGCCGATGGTGCCGTTCGCGGTCCAGGCCGCGAAGGCGCTCGCCTCTGGCGCCAGAGGCGGCGCGACGTACCGCGCCTACCCGATGCCCATCGAGAGCCCGCTCTACTCGGACCCCGTGGCGCCCGGCGACGCGCGCATCCTCATTTCGGGCATGGAGGACGCCATCGCGTCTCCCTTTGGCTGGCACGACACTGACGGCGTGGCCGGCGCGGAGTTCACGACGACGCGCGGCAACAACACGCACGCCTACCTCGACCGCGACGACGACGAGGAGCCGGACGCGAACGGCGAGCCCGACGGCGGCGAGAGCCTCACGTTCGACTTCCCGCTGGACTTCGCGCTGAGCCCCGAACTCAACAAGGACGCCTCCGTCGTCAACCTCTTCTACTGGAGCAACATCGTCCACGACGTCATGTACCGCTACGGCTTCGATGAGGCCAGCGGCAACTTCCAGGCGAACAACTACGGCAACGGCGGCGCCGGGGGCGACGCGGTGGACTCCGAGAGCCAGAGCGGGGCGGACATCTGCAACGAGTTCAGCCCCTGCGACACCAACGCCAACTTCTCGACGCCCCCGGACGGCCAGGAGCCCCGCATGCAGATGTACATCGGCTCCAACCCGACGCCGGACATCGACGGCTCCTTTGACCACACCGTTGTGGCGCACGAATACGGCCACGGGATCTCGACGCGCCTCACCGGAGGCCCGTCCAACGTCGGCTGCCTCCGCAACGACGAGCAAATGGGCGAGGGCTGGAGCGACTTCTTTGGCCTCATCATGACGATCGAGCCCGGAGATACGGGGGCAGACCGCCGCCCGGTGGGCAACTACCTCATCGGGCAGCCGGTCTCCGGAAACGGGATCCGCTCGGCACCTTTCCAGCCGTCGCCCGGCGCGCCGTACTCCACGGACTTCTCCGTCAACTCCGCGACCTACGGCGCGACGAACGGCGGACTCTCCGCCCCGCACGGCGTCGGCTTCGTGTGGTCCCAGATCCTCTGGGAGGTGACGTGGGAGATGATCGAGGAGCACGGCTGGGACCCCGATCTCTACAACGCCAGCGGCACGGCGGGCAACCAGATGATGCTGGCCCTCGTGATGGAGGGCCTGAAGCTCCAGCCCTGTAGCCCCGGCTTCGTGGACGGCCGTGATGCCATCCTCGCCGCCGATCAGGCGCTTTACAACGGCGAGAACACCGAGATCCTCTGGCGCGGCTTCGCGCGCCGCGGGCTCGGCCTCACCGCCCGCCAGGGTTCCTCGGCCTCCCGCTCCGATCAGGTCGAGAGCTTTGTGGAGCCGGAGGAGAACCCGCCAGCGGCCATCACCGACCTCTCCGCAACGGCCAACGGGGACTTCGCGACCCTCCGGTTCACGGCCACTGGCGACGACGGGACGGTCGGTACGGCAGCGGAGTACTTCGTCCGCACGAGCGCCTCGCCGATCCTGACCGAAGAGGACTGGGCGGGCGCGACGCCGCGGATGGCCACCGGCACGCCGCAGGTTAGCGGCACGCCAGAGGCGATCGAACTCCTCGGGTTGGACTTCGCCACGACCTACCACGTCGCGGTCAAGGCCATCGACGAGAGCTTCAACCTCTCACCGCTCTCCAACTCCGTCGAGTTCACGACGCTGGCCGCGCCGGACGTCGAGGTGGCGTCGGACGTGATCGCGTTCGAGGCCGAGGTGGGCGGCACGGCCGAGGCCACGCTCGACATCCAGAACACGGGTGAAGGCGACCTCCGCTTTAGCCTTTCGCTCGCCGCTTCCAGCAGCGCCACCGCCCGCCACCACGCAGCCTACGCCGCTGGCGCGGCGACCCGCCTCGCGGCAGCGCCGGAGCGGGACCCGACGCCAGAGGCCAAGGAAGCCCGCCAGGCCTCTGGCGTGGCGCCCAAGAGCCAGGGCTCCGGCGGCCCCGACGCTTTTGGCTACACGTGGACGGATTCGGACGAGGCCGGAGGCCCCGCGTTCGACTGGGTCGACATCTCCGAAACGGGGACGGCGATATCGCTCGGGGACGACGACAGCCAGCAGGTGCTGCTCCCGTTCACGTTCTCCTTCTACGGAGAGGACCAGACGGCGGTCTACATCGGCTCCAACGGCATCCTGTCTTTTGGCGCCACCGACTCGGACTCGTACACGAACGATCCCATCCCCACCGCCGACACGCCCAACGCCATGATCGCGGCGTACTGGGACGACCTGAACCCGTCGCTCCGCGGGCGCGTCCTGCACCAGGACATGGGGGACGGCCGGTTCGTGGTGACGTACGAGGACGTGCCGCACTACAACCTCTCCGGGGAGGTCTCCACGTTCCAGGTCATCCTCAGCCAGAGCGGGGCCATCGTCTTCCAGTACCTGACGATGAAGGACGACGTGAGCGACCCCACCTCGCACACCATCGGGGTCGAGAACGCGGACGGCACGGACGGACTTCAGATCGTCAACAACGCCGCGTACGTCCACGACGAACTGGCCATCCGCCTCTCCGCGTTCTGGGGCGACGCCCCGACGGCCACAGGCCGGATCGCTGGGGGCGGCTCTCAGACGGTGACGCTGCGCGCGGACGCTGCCGGCCTCGCGGTCGGGGTCTACGATGGCGTTCTCACGATCGCCTCCAACGACCCAGACGAGGCCGTCACGACCGTTCCCCTGCAGCTCACGGTGGGCAACCCGAACGCCCCGCTGGCCTCGGTCACGCCCGGCTCCGTCACGCAAGACGTGCCCCGTGGGGAGACGCAAGAGGCCACGCTCACCATCGCCAACGCTGGCGGCGTGGCGCTGGACTGGTCCCTGGCGGACGCCAGCGGCACGCTCCCGTCCTGGCTTTCTCTCAGCGCCGCCTCTGGCGAGGTCGCCCCCGGCGCCTCGGTAGACGTGACCGCCACGCTGGCCCCTGGCGTCGAGTTCAACGCCGGGAGCACGCAGACGACGACGCTCGTGCTCACGTCCAACGACCCCAACGGGACCGTCTCGGTGGATGTCTCGATGAACGTCCTCGCAGGCGTCGCCAACGAGGACGGGCTGGACTTTGACGGGCCGTACGTGCTCAGCGAGGTCGCGCCCAACCCCGTAGGTCGCTCGGCCACGGCCACCTTTGCCGTGCGCGAGTCGCAGAACGTGACGATCGACGTGCTGGACCTTTTGGGGCGCCGCGTGGCATCCGTCCACAGCGGGCCCGTGGCCGGGATGACGCGGCAGGTGGTCGAGATCGACGCCTCGCGCTTGGCCTCTGGCGCGTACGTGCTGGTGCTCCGCGGCGAGACGTTCGCTACATCGCGGCGCATCACCGTCGCGCGCTGA
- a CDS encoding ECF-type sigma factor, with amino-acid sequence MSSTSPDTPPPGDVTRLLDALRRGEADSDALFRRLYDELRTLARHHRARWRGNETMNTTALVHEAYFKLLGSVEGFENRSHVLGVASRAMRQVLVTYAEAQRALKRGGGVPNLSLDEASTADDGSLLSDEQADTISALDEALTRLAKADERAARIVECRFFGGMSVEETSEALGLSVATVGRSWRAARAWLYGELKPSPLLDL; translated from the coding sequence ATGTCCTCGACTTCTCCGGACACGCCTCCCCCCGGCGACGTAACCCGTCTGCTCGACGCGCTCCGCCGGGGCGAGGCCGACTCCGACGCGCTGTTCCGACGGCTCTACGACGAGCTCCGCACGCTCGCGCGCCACCACCGCGCCCGCTGGCGCGGCAACGAGACCATGAACACGACGGCGCTCGTCCACGAGGCGTACTTCAAGCTGCTGGGGAGCGTGGAGGGCTTCGAGAACCGCTCGCACGTGCTGGGGGTGGCGAGCCGGGCGATGCGGCAGGTGCTCGTCACCTACGCCGAGGCGCAGCGCGCGCTCAAGCGCGGCGGCGGCGTCCCGAACCTCTCGCTGGACGAGGCGAGCACGGCAGACGACGGCTCGCTCCTCAGCGACGAGCAGGCCGACACCATCTCCGCGCTTGACGAAGCCCTCACGCGCCTGGCCAAAGCCGACGAGCGGGCCGCCCGCATCGTGGAGTGCCGCTTTTTCGGCGGCATGTCCGTCGAGGAAACCTCCGAGGCCCTCGGGCTCTCGGTCGCTACCGTGGGGCGGAGCTGGCGCGCGGCGCGCGCGTGGCTCTACGGCGAGCTCAAGCCCTCGCCCCTTCTCGACCTGTAG
- a CDS encoding ECF-type sigma factor, whose translation MDDRTLDAEATALVDSLRRGETIDEAPDALVRRLYADLRDLAGRQRRRWVGNETLNTTALVHEAYIKLAGGDLKAESRAHLLAIASRAMRQVLVNYAEGRNAQKRGGGVHDLALDDVAGVPDGNLLSPSQADDIRALEAALSKLEAFDARGARIVECRFFGGMTEAETAAALGISESTVTRGWRAARAWLYTHMERDFPSRI comes from the coding sequence ATGGACGACCGCACCCTCGACGCCGAAGCCACCGCGCTTGTCGACTCCCTGCGGAGAGGGGAGACCATCGACGAGGCCCCCGATGCCCTCGTGCGCCGCCTGTACGCCGACCTCCGCGATCTCGCCGGGCGCCAGCGGCGGCGCTGGGTCGGCAACGAGACGCTCAACACGACGGCGCTCGTGCACGAGGCGTACATCAAGCTGGCCGGGGGCGACCTCAAGGCCGAGAGCCGCGCGCACCTCCTCGCCATCGCGAGCCGCGCCATGCGGCAGGTGCTCGTCAACTACGCCGAGGGCCGCAACGCGCAGAAGCGCGGCGGCGGCGTGCACGACCTCGCGCTGGATGACGTGGCCGGCGTGCCGGACGGCAACCTCCTCAGCCCCTCGCAGGCCGACGACATCCGAGCGCTCGAAGCGGCGCTCTCCAAACTCGAAGCGTTCGACGCCAGAGGCGCCCGCATCGTGGAGTGCCGCTTTTTCGGAGGCATGACGGAAGCGGAGACGGCCGCCGCGCTCGGCATCTCGGAGTCCACGGTCACGCGCGGCTGGCGGGCGGCCCGCGCGTGGCTCTACACGCACATGGAGCGCGATTTTCCGTCGCGGATCTAG
- a CDS encoding serine/threonine-protein kinase, with amino-acid sequence MLDSTRWRRIEALLDEASGAAPASREEILDAGCRDEKGVLDEALRDEVRRLLALDDEADGFFGGLRDATLGAGGDGALDAPALDDLVGREVGCYRVEARVGTGGMGAVYRARRADGAYRRPVAIKVVRPGLSADVGPRFRRERELLGSLDHPNVARLLDTGALPDGRPWLAMEYVEGETITAYADRQRLGVDARIRLFLQVCDAVAYAHRALIVHRDLKPSNILVASGEAGDPGLHSIEDEGGASGARGTARPSLPRTSAPRVKLLDFGVATLVREDGAATTHTGRTLLTPAYAAPEQIRDEPASTAADVYALGALLYELLTGSKTVQTEGCPAHEVAQAVLDHSPPAPSAAFTADNAGARGLSPAQLSRRLRGDLDRVVMMALRKEPERRYSSVEAFARDLRRHLEGRVVEARPDTVGYRLATFVRRNRVSVAAGAVALAAVLGGAGLTLWQAREARSESARATAQAERAVEVAAFMTDLLGDFDPSRSQGGLLSADSVLARAALRVRSGLDAHPDVRAQLLGSLGKIYQSYAHFDRADSLLREALDLRREHFGNDHPDVATGLRDLGWLAYVRGDYGRAEVLYTDALALHRGAAEPDPLAIAADLEGLGIISRVRGEYEAALRELREALAIREAQLPPEDERITATLNQIAYVLYDLQRFREAEPLYQRVLEVRRRTMGEHVQTAQVLNDYAALLLADGRASESIALHKEALGIRRRLLGPDHPHVAQSLSQVGWALQSDGRYAEAETLYVEALGIRQRHFGDVHVSVANSLVLVGEARALQGDTSAGLALIARGARTMERALGADNRTAKLARLRYVEGLIEAGQIRRAREEARGLYSGLRDARDPDSPAFARLRAVRQRLG; translated from the coding sequence GTGCTGGATTCCACCCGCTGGCGTCGCATTGAGGCGCTCTTGGACGAGGCCTCTGGCGCCGCACCCGCATCGCGCGAGGAGATCCTCGACGCCGGGTGCCGGGACGAAAAGGGCGTGCTGGACGAGGCGCTGCGCGACGAAGTGCGCCGGCTGTTAGCTCTCGATGACGAAGCGGACGGGTTCTTCGGCGGCCTGCGCGACGCCACGCTGGGCGCAGGGGGCGACGGCGCGCTGGACGCCCCCGCTCTGGACGACCTGGTCGGCCGCGAGGTGGGCTGCTACCGCGTCGAGGCGCGGGTCGGCACCGGCGGCATGGGCGCCGTCTACCGCGCGCGCCGGGCCGATGGCGCCTACCGCCGCCCCGTCGCAATCAAGGTCGTGCGCCCTGGCCTTTCCGCCGACGTGGGGCCGCGCTTTCGGCGCGAGCGCGAGCTGCTGGGCTCGTTGGACCACCCCAACGTGGCGCGGCTGCTGGACACGGGCGCGCTGCCGGACGGGCGCCCGTGGCTCGCGATGGAGTACGTGGAGGGCGAGACCATCACGGCCTACGCCGACCGCCAGAGGCTCGGCGTAGACGCGCGCATCCGCCTCTTCCTGCAGGTCTGCGACGCCGTCGCCTACGCCCACCGCGCGCTGATCGTCCACCGGGACCTCAAGCCCAGCAACATCCTCGTGGCCTCTGGCGAGGCGGGGGACCCCGGGCTGCACTCCATCGAGGACGAAGGGGGCGCCTCTGGCGCCAGAGGCACGGCGCGTCCCTCGCTACCGCGGACCTCTGCCCCCCGGGTCAAGCTTCTCGACTTTGGCGTGGCCACGCTCGTGCGCGAGGACGGGGCCGCGACCACGCACACGGGCCGGACTCTTCTGACGCCCGCCTACGCCGCGCCGGAGCAGATCCGCGATGAGCCGGCCTCGACCGCCGCCGACGTGTACGCGCTCGGCGCGCTGCTCTACGAACTCCTCACCGGCTCCAAAACGGTCCAGACTGAGGGGTGCCCCGCACACGAGGTCGCGCAGGCCGTTCTGGACCACTCGCCGCCCGCGCCGTCGGCGGCGTTTACTGCGGACAACGCGGGCGCCAGAGGCCTCTCGCCCGCGCAGCTCTCGCGGCGCCTGCGGGGAGACCTGGACCGCGTGGTGATGATGGCGCTGCGCAAAGAGCCGGAGCGGCGCTACTCGTCGGTGGAGGCGTTCGCGCGCGACCTGCGGCGGCACCTGGAGGGCCGCGTGGTGGAGGCGCGGCCAGATACGGTCGGGTACCGGCTGGCGACGTTCGTGCGCCGCAACCGCGTCTCGGTCGCCGCTGGCGCCGTGGCGCTCGCGGCCGTGCTGGGTGGGGCGGGGCTGACGCTGTGGCAAGCGCGAGAGGCCCGTTCGGAGAGCGCCCGCGCCACGGCCCAGGCCGAGCGGGCCGTCGAGGTGGCCGCGTTTATGACCGATCTCCTGGGCGACTTCGACCCCAGCCGGTCTCAGGGCGGTCTCCTCAGCGCCGACTCCGTGCTCGCGCGCGCCGCCCTCCGCGTCCGCTCGGGCCTGGACGCGCACCCCGACGTGCGCGCCCAACTCTTGGGCTCGCTCGGCAAGATCTACCAGAGCTACGCCCACTTCGACCGCGCGGACAGCCTCTTGCGCGAGGCGCTCGACCTCCGCCGAGAGCACTTCGGAAACGATCACCCCGACGTGGCGACGGGCCTCCGCGACCTGGGGTGGCTCGCCTACGTGCGCGGCGACTACGGCCGCGCCGAGGTGCTCTACACCGACGCCCTGGCCCTCCACCGGGGCGCAGCCGAGCCGGACCCGCTCGCCATCGCCGCGGACCTGGAAGGGCTGGGCATCATCAGCCGCGTCCGCGGCGAGTACGAGGCGGCGCTCCGCGAACTCCGCGAGGCCCTCGCCATCCGCGAGGCGCAGCTCCCGCCAGAGGACGAGCGCATCACGGCGACGCTCAACCAGATCGCCTACGTGCTCTACGACCTCCAGCGCTTTCGCGAGGCCGAGCCGCTATACCAGCGCGTGCTCGAGGTTCGGCGCCGCACGATGGGCGAGCACGTCCAGACCGCGCAGGTGCTCAACGACTACGCCGCGCTGCTCCTGGCGGACGGCCGCGCCTCGGAATCCATCGCGCTCCACAAGGAGGCCCTCGGCATCCGCCGCCGGCTGCTCGGCCCGGACCACCCGCACGTGGCGCAGAGCCTGAGCCAGGTTGGCTGGGCGCTCCAGTCCGACGGCCGCTACGCCGAGGCCGAAACGCTCTACGTCGAGGCGCTCGGCATCCGCCAGAGGCACTTCGGGGACGTGCACGTCAGCGTCGCCAACAGCCTGGTGCTCGTGGGCGAGGCCCGCGCGCTCCAGGGCGATACGTCGGCCGGCCTCGCGCTGATCGCCAGAGGCGCCCGCACGATGGAGAGGGCGCTGGGCGCGGACAACCGGACGGCGAAGCTCGCGCGGTTGCGCTATGTGGAAGGGCTCATCGAGGCGGGGCAGATCCGCCGCGCCCGGGAGGAGGCGCGCGGCCTGTACAGCGGCCTTCGCGACGCGAGGGACCCGGACAGCCCGGCGTTCGCGCGGCTACGCGCGGTGCGCCAGCGGCTCGGCTAA